The Thermodesulfobacteriota bacterium genome contains a region encoding:
- the ugpC gene encoding sn-glycerol-3-phosphate ABC transporter ATP-binding protein UgpC, with the protein MRNVAVRLVNIKKDFGKIRVIEGVSCEIKEGEFIVILGPSGCGKSTLLRIIAGLETATEGEVFIGGKLMNQVEPKDRNIAMVFQNYALYPHMTVYDNMAYGLKVRGMAKEEIEARVKKAADILGLEGLMNRKPQQLSGGQRQRVAMGRAIVREPSVFLFDEPLSNLDAQLRVQMRLEIKKLHQSVKTTSIYVTHDQVEAMTLADRLIVMNAGRFDQVATPLEVYHRPATLFVAGFIGSPAMNMIKTELSPSGAAVKIPGGPWLPLARPIRLAKGREVIVGLRPEHVLLSREGSAALTLHVDVVEVLGADTIVHGTLVKGQALTIRLPGGIKIKGGERLHLQTEADRLHLFDPETGQRLN; encoded by the coding sequence ATGAGAAACGTCGCGGTCCGTCTCGTGAATATCAAAAAAGATTTCGGCAAGATACGGGTCATCGAAGGGGTCAGCTGCGAAATCAAAGAGGGGGAATTTATCGTGATCTTAGGCCCTTCGGGATGCGGAAAGTCCACCCTGCTTCGGATCATCGCCGGGCTTGAAACGGCCACCGAGGGAGAGGTTTTCATCGGGGGGAAACTGATGAACCAGGTGGAACCCAAGGACAGGAATATCGCCATGGTCTTTCAGAATTATGCCCTCTATCCCCACATGACCGTTTACGATAATATGGCCTATGGCCTCAAGGTGCGGGGGATGGCCAAGGAGGAGATCGAAGCCCGGGTTAAAAAGGCTGCCGATATCCTGGGATTGGAGGGGTTGATGAACCGCAAACCCCAGCAGCTCTCCGGGGGTCAGAGGCAGCGGGTGGCGATGGGCCGGGCCATCGTCCGGGAACCCTCGGTCTTCCTCTTTGACGAACCCCTCTCCAATCTCGATGCCCAGCTCAGGGTTCAGATGCGACTCGAGATCAAAAAGCTCCATCAGTCGGTGAAGACGACGAGCATCTATGTCACCCACGATCAGGTTGAGGCCATGACCCTGGCGGACCGGCTCATCGTGATGAACGCGGGCCGTTTCGATCAGGTGGCCACCCCCCTCGAGGTCTACCACCGTCCCGCGACCCTCTTCGTCGCAGGCTTTATCGGATCTCCCGCCATGAACATGATAAAGACGGAGCTTTCTCCATCGGGTGCTGCGGTAAAAATTCCCGGGGGACCCTGGTTGCCCCTCGCCCGCCCCATCCGCCTGGCCAAAGGAAGGGAAGTGATCGTGGGATTGAGACCGGAGCATGTCCTTCTTTCTCGGGAGGGATCCGCTGCCCTCACCCTCCACGTGGATGTGGTGGAGGTGTTAGGAGCCGATACCATTGTGCATGGCACGTTAGTGAAGGGTCAGGCTTTGACGATAAGGCTTCCCGGGGGTATAAAGATCAAAGGAGGAGAGCGGCTCCATCTGCAGACGGAGGCCGATCGTCTTCACCTCTTCGACCCGGAGACCGGCCAGAGGCTTAATTAG
- a CDS encoding FAD-binding oxidoreductase produces the protein MVRMGGLLPQLKAIVGEANLIDDPDRLQTYGVDGKRPKAVALPGSQEEVSKLLALANDHGLAVIPMGSGTKREIGALPKRLDLVVSTLRLNRITDCDCDNLTLSAEGGLTLGEVQKRLAREGRGYFLPLDPPFSEKATLGGIVASNASGPGRLLYGTARDLVIGAKAVLPNGDLVATGGKTVKNVSGYDLCKLLIGSYGTLGILCEITFKLLPLPEKAATLVLPYPGLEGAVAFSQEILRSQYLPSSMEILNPSAVERLNLEVSSKGYYLLAIRLEGVVEAVERQLSEMGEKGRQKGAISQDVLQGEAHEAFWEAIRNFPERMRGEGGKGIRLKSSFLISRCGEVMAQYERIGQDHRLNCALLCHSGNGILYTSVFPDGGRRVSKKAVLDAIGAFSSVASQYEGHLVVERCPSSWKGEIEVWGPPRSDYGIMRRLKEEFDPKGILNPGRFIDGL, from the coding sequence ATGGTCAGAATGGGAGGACTCCTTCCCCAGTTGAAAGCGATCGTCGGAGAGGCCAACCTGATCGACGATCCCGATCGCCTGCAAACCTATGGAGTGGATGGGAAGAGGCCCAAAGCGGTCGCCCTGCCGGGGAGCCAGGAGGAGGTCTCGAAGCTCCTCGCTTTGGCCAATGATCACGGGCTGGCCGTGATCCCCATGGGGAGCGGGACGAAACGGGAGATCGGCGCCCTTCCCAAGAGGCTCGATCTGGTCGTCTCGACCCTCCGGCTCAACCGGATCACGGATTGCGATTGTGACAACCTCACACTGTCGGCCGAAGGGGGGCTCACCCTCGGCGAGGTCCAGAAGAGATTGGCCCGGGAGGGGAGGGGCTATTTTCTACCCCTCGATCCTCCCTTTTCAGAGAAGGCCACGTTAGGGGGCATTGTGGCCTCCAATGCGAGTGGACCCGGGCGGCTCCTCTATGGCACCGCGAGAGACCTGGTCATCGGCGCCAAGGCGGTCCTTCCGAACGGAGATCTGGTGGCCACGGGCGGAAAGACGGTGAAGAATGTTTCGGGCTACGATCTCTGTAAACTTCTGATCGGGTCCTACGGGACCCTCGGCATCCTCTGTGAAATCACCTTCAAACTCCTCCCCCTTCCGGAGAAGGCGGCTACCTTGGTCCTTCCCTATCCCGGCCTGGAAGGGGCGGTGGCATTCAGCCAGGAGATCCTTAGGTCCCAATATCTTCCCTCTTCGATGGAGATCCTCAATCCCTCGGCCGTTGAGAGGTTGAACTTGGAGGTTTCTTCGAAGGGATATTATCTTCTGGCCATCCGGCTGGAGGGAGTGGTCGAGGCGGTAGAACGACAACTTTCCGAGATGGGAGAGAAGGGGAGGCAGAAGGGGGCGATTTCCCAAGACGTCCTCCAGGGGGAAGCCCACGAGGCCTTCTGGGAGGCGATCCGGAATTTCCCCGAAAGGATGAGGGGAGAAGGAGGGAAGGGGATTCGCCTGAAGTCAAGCTTCCTGATCTCCCGGTGCGGAGAGGTGATGGCCCAATACGAACGGATCGGCCAGGACCATCGCCTCAATTGTGCCCTTCTCTGCCACTCCGGGAACGGGATCCTCTATACTTCCGTCTTTCCTGACGGGGGAAGAAGGGTATCGAAAAAGGCGGTTCTGGATGCGATCGGAGCATTTTCTTCGGTGGCCTCTCAATACGAAGGTCATCTCGTTGTGGAACGGTGTCCTTCCTCTTGGAAGGGGGAGATCGAGGTCTGGGGACCTCCCCGGAGCGATTACGGGATCATGCGGAGGCTGAAAGAGGAATTCGATCCCAAGGGCATCCTGAACCCTGGGCGGTTCATCGATGGCCTCTGA
- the ugpB gene encoding sn-glycerol-3-phosphate ABC transporter substrate-binding protein UgpB, with protein MDRAKLISLLFISTTLLTFLSPAMAQKIELQFWHGLAQPLGGILEKIVADFNASQNLYHVNATFKGSYPETMVAAIAAYRAGNAPHIVQMFEVGTATMMAAREAIKPLYELMKTTGVPFDPKIYVPAVRGYYSLPDGRMMSTPFNSSTAVMFYNKDAFRKAGLDPEKPPRTWAELRSYAQKIRAANAANIGFTCAWPTWTQFEQFSAIHDVPFASKANGMDGLDAVLMINSPLHIRHVQTLIDMQKEGSFKYGGRDSAGDALFPSGEAAIIHASSGLRARILREAKFEWGVATLPYYEDVKAAPKNSIIGGASFWTMTAPKRTAEEYKGVAEFYRFISQPEVVAKWHMETGFLPITFAGYEKVVASGYYKQNPGADLPFRQLTRTEPTENSRGLRLGNMPEIRVIIQEELEKALQGQQTAAEAMDNAVRRGNVVLRNFERLHRQ; from the coding sequence ATGGATCGAGCGAAACTCATCTCCCTATTATTCATCTCAACAACGCTGTTGACCTTCCTTTCCCCGGCCATGGCACAAAAAATCGAGCTTCAGTTCTGGCACGGGCTGGCCCAACCCTTGGGAGGGATTCTCGAAAAGATCGTTGCCGACTTCAATGCCTCTCAGAACCTCTATCACGTGAACGCCACTTTCAAAGGTTCTTATCCGGAGACGATGGTGGCGGCCATTGCCGCCTACCGGGCCGGCAATGCCCCCCATATCGTCCAGATGTTCGAGGTGGGTACCGCCACCATGATGGCGGCCCGGGAGGCCATCAAGCCTCTGTACGAATTGATGAAGACGACCGGGGTGCCTTTCGATCCTAAAATCTACGTTCCTGCGGTCCGGGGTTATTACAGCCTCCCGGATGGCCGGATGATGTCCACTCCCTTTAACAGTTCCACCGCCGTCATGTTCTATAATAAAGATGCCTTTCGAAAGGCGGGCCTGGACCCCGAAAAACCCCCTCGAACCTGGGCCGAATTGCGTTCCTATGCCCAGAAGATCCGGGCAGCCAATGCGGCCAATATCGGATTCACCTGCGCCTGGCCCACCTGGACCCAGTTCGAGCAGTTCAGCGCAATTCATGATGTCCCCTTTGCCTCAAAGGCCAATGGCATGGATGGCCTAGATGCGGTCTTGATGATCAACAGCCCTCTTCATATTCGCCATGTGCAGACCCTCATCGATATGCAGAAAGAAGGCTCTTTCAAATACGGGGGTAGGGATTCGGCAGGAGACGCCCTCTTTCCCTCCGGAGAGGCCGCGATCATCCACGCCTCTTCGGGATTGCGGGCTCGCATATTACGGGAGGCCAAATTCGAATGGGGAGTGGCCACGCTCCCTTACTATGAGGATGTCAAGGCCGCGCCCAAGAACTCCATCATCGGGGGAGCCAGTTTCTGGACCATGACGGCTCCCAAGAGGACCGCAGAAGAATACAAGGGGGTGGCCGAGTTTTACCGTTTTATCAGTCAACCGGAGGTGGTGGCCAAGTGGCACATGGAGACGGGCTTCCTTCCCATCACCTTTGCCGGTTATGAGAAGGTCGTGGCCTCGGGCTATTACAAACAGAATCCGGGAGCCGACCTGCCCTTCCGTCAGCTCACCCGGACCGAGCCCACCGAGAATTCCCGGGGGTTGAGATTGGGCAACATGCCGGAGATCCGGGTCATCATCCAGGAAGAGTTGGAAAAGGCCTTACAGGGACAGCAGACCGCAGCCGAGGCGATGGATAACGCCGTCCGGCGCGGCAATGTGGTCCTCCGAAACTTCGAACGGCTCCACCGTCAGTAA
- a CDS encoding glycerophosphodiester phosphodiesterase family protein, translating into MKLRPWAGKFEVVVVAHRGFSAVAPENTLAAFERAIEVGSDMIELDVRLSKEGEVVVIHDETLKRTTTGQGRVIDQTVGELKSVDAGFKFDPSFRGERIPKLSEVLELSRGRIRVNIELKIGDYRPWTILYLTDRVLAEVERLDMLDQVILSSFDPHPLEWALNLRPSIAVAYLYSRPWTHPREVTGGRPFPILHCFKSVLTKENILRAHQEGIGIGVYTLNTEEEMARFVEMGVDAIITDHPDRLIRLLKKEPP; encoded by the coding sequence TTGAAACTTAGGCCATGGGCGGGTAAATTCGAGGTGGTGGTCGTTGCCCACCGGGGTTTTTCGGCGGTGGCCCCGGAGAATACCCTCGCCGCTTTTGAACGAGCGATCGAAGTGGGGAGCGACATGATCGAGCTCGATGTCCGCCTCTCAAAGGAAGGCGAGGTCGTGGTGATCCATGATGAAACGCTTAAACGGACGACGACGGGCCAGGGGAGGGTGATCGACCAGACGGTTGGAGAGCTAAAATCGGTGGACGCCGGTTTTAAATTCGATCCCTCTTTCAGGGGCGAGCGGATTCCCAAACTCAGCGAGGTTTTGGAATTGTCTCGGGGAAGGATAAGGGTCAACATCGAATTGAAGATAGGAGACTATCGTCCGTGGACGATTCTATATTTAACAGATCGGGTCCTCGCCGAGGTGGAGCGCCTCGACATGCTCGATCAGGTGATCCTCTCCTCCTTCGATCCCCATCCACTTGAATGGGCCTTGAACCTGCGTCCCTCCATTGCCGTGGCCTATCTCTACAGCCGGCCCTGGACTCATCCTCGGGAGGTGACCGGGGGAAGGCCCTTTCCCATCCTCCATTGCTTCAAGTCGGTACTGACCAAGGAGAATATCCTCCGGGCTCATCAAGAAGGAATCGGAATAGGCGTCTATACCCTCAATACCGAAGAGGAGATGGCGAGGTTCGTGGAGATGGGCGTGGATGCCATCATCACGGATCATCCGGACCGGCTCATTCGCCTCCTGAAAAAGGAACCTCCTTAA
- the ugpA gene encoding sn-glycerol-3-phosphate ABC transporter permease UgpA has protein sequence MQRRVIFHNKLLPYVLLAPQILLTLLFFFWPAFQAVFQSVFIQDPFGLRATFVGMENFKAILSDPYYLHSVRVTLIFAFAVTAIAMASALWLAVMADKQIKGAGIYKTLLIWPYAVAPAVAAVLWLFIFHPSIGILGRVLRELGILWDYKLNGTQALFLVILAASWKQVSYNFLFFLAGLQAIPKSVLEAASIDGADERKRFWTIVFPLLSPTTFFLLMVNLVYSFFDTFGVIHALTGGGPGKATETLIYKVYSDGVIHLDLGGSSAQSVILMMIVIALTAIQFRYVERKVHYG, from the coding sequence ATGCAGCGTCGTGTCATTTTCCACAACAAACTCCTTCCCTATGTGCTCTTGGCCCCCCAGATTTTGCTCACCCTCCTCTTCTTTTTCTGGCCCGCCTTTCAGGCCGTTTTCCAATCCGTTTTTATCCAGGACCCTTTTGGACTGAGGGCGACATTCGTCGGGATGGAAAATTTTAAGGCCATCCTCTCCGATCCGTATTATCTTCATTCCGTTCGAGTCACCCTCATCTTCGCCTTTGCCGTGACGGCGATCGCCATGGCAAGCGCCCTCTGGCTTGCCGTGATGGCCGATAAACAGATCAAAGGTGCGGGGATCTACAAGACCCTTCTCATCTGGCCATACGCCGTGGCCCCTGCCGTGGCCGCTGTGCTCTGGCTGTTCATCTTCCATCCTTCCATCGGAATCCTGGGACGGGTTTTGCGAGAGCTGGGAATCCTCTGGGACTACAAGCTCAACGGCACCCAGGCCCTGTTCCTGGTGATCCTGGCCGCCTCCTGGAAGCAAGTCAGTTATAATTTCCTCTTTTTTCTCGCAGGGCTTCAGGCCATTCCCAAATCGGTGTTGGAAGCGGCCTCGATCGATGGGGCCGATGAACGGAAACGTTTCTGGACCATCGTCTTTCCGCTTCTCTCCCCGACCACCTTCTTTCTCCTGATGGTCAATCTGGTCTACTCCTTCTTCGATACCTTCGGGGTGATTCATGCCCTGACTGGCGGAGGGCCTGGCAAGGCCACCGAGACGCTCATCTACAAGGTCTACTCCGACGGGGTCATCCATCTCGACTTAGGGGGGTCCTCCGCCCAGTCCGTCATTTTGATGATGATCGTGATCGCCTTAACCGCGATTCAATTTCGTTACGTGGAAAGGAAAGTCCACTACGGATGA
- a CDS encoding dihydrodipicolinate synthase family protein, producing the protein MKLGGVIPPITTPFERGNLSTKRLEENFKKWNRTGLSGYLVLGSNGEAVYLNEREKRKVIEVSRRSIPSSKVMIVGTGAESTRETIRLTNQAAQAGADYGLVVTPSYFKGSMKPQVLYDHFLAVADASKMGILLYNVPQFTGINLDAEWVAKLSLHPNIVGIKDSSGNIGQLSEIVHLSKKGFAVFVGSAPVFFPALCVGAVGGILAVANAIPEECVRLFTLFKQGKWEEAAALQNRLTPLAKAVTVTYGIGGLKMAMDLNGYFGGDPRSPLKRPGKEVEEALRKLLDQARQNPTPSPPERPR; encoded by the coding sequence ATGAAACTCGGCGGTGTCATCCCTCCCATTACGACCCCTTTTGAGAGAGGAAACCTTTCCACCAAGCGACTGGAGGAGAACTTCAAGAAGTGGAATCGGACCGGCCTTTCGGGATACCTGGTCCTCGGATCCAACGGTGAGGCCGTCTATTTGAACGAGAGGGAGAAGAGGAAGGTGATCGAGGTCTCGAGGAGATCGATTCCCTCATCAAAGGTCATGATCGTGGGCACCGGCGCCGAATCGACCCGCGAGACGATCCGTCTGACCAATCAGGCCGCCCAGGCAGGAGCCGATTATGGGTTGGTCGTCACCCCCTCCTACTTCAAAGGATCGATGAAGCCCCAGGTCCTCTACGACCACTTCCTCGCCGTGGCCGATGCCTCCAAGATGGGGATCCTCCTTTATAACGTCCCCCAGTTCACGGGGATCAACCTCGACGCCGAATGGGTGGCCAAACTCTCCCTCCATCCCAATATCGTGGGCATCAAAGACAGCTCGGGCAACATCGGTCAGCTGAGCGAGATCGTCCATCTCTCCAAGAAGGGATTTGCGGTCTTCGTGGGCTCGGCGCCGGTCTTCTTTCCCGCCCTCTGCGTCGGAGCCGTGGGCGGGATCCTCGCGGTGGCCAACGCGATCCCCGAAGAATGCGTCCGGCTCTTCACCCTCTTCAAACAGGGGAAATGGGAGGAGGCAGCCGCCCTGCAGAACCGTTTGACGCCCCTGGCCAAGGCGGTCACGGTCACCTACGGGATCGGCGGGTTAAAGATGGCGATGGATCTAAACGGCTACTTCGGAGGCGATCCGAGATCGCCCCTCAAAAGGCCGGGCAAAGAAGTCGAAGAGGCGTTGAGAAAGTTACTGGATCAGGCCAGACAAAACCCTACCCCATCGCCTCCAGAACGACCTCGGTGA
- a CDS encoding FAD-binding protein, translated as MNREQRIEALAQIVGKENVAHSETDLLLYGYDASLFKGKPDCIVYPGSTQEVSEVVKFCHREKIPVIARGSGTNLSGGTVPTNGGVILHFSRMNRVLEIDIENQRAVVEPGLFTLALKNQLARFGFVYQPDPASEKVSTFGGNFAENSGGPHCLKYGVTTNHVLGAEIVLPDGEVIQVGGKALDSPGYDLTGLLVGSEGTLGIATKLILRIMPKPEAVKTMLAIYNSLEDAGRTVSAIIAEGIVPATLEILDKLTIKAVEASVRAGFPLDAEAVLLIEIDGLQDGLERLAQRIIEICWANHAREVKSAKTEAERTQLWAGRKGAFGAVARLRPNYLVCDGTVPRTKLPEVLGRVMEVSRKYDLPIANVFHAGDGNLHPLILFDERNPEELEKVHRAGSEIMKICAEAGGTISGEHGIGTEKMKEMFFIFSVQDIAAMKKVKRAFDPEGIFNPGKILPEVSA; from the coding sequence ATGAACCGCGAACAGAGGATCGAGGCGCTGGCCCAGATCGTGGGCAAGGAGAATGTGGCCCACTCGGAGACAGACCTGTTGCTCTATGGATATGATGCCTCCCTTTTCAAAGGGAAACCGGATTGCATCGTCTACCCGGGGTCGACCCAGGAGGTCTCCGAGGTCGTCAAGTTCTGCCATCGGGAGAAGATCCCCGTCATCGCCAGAGGCTCTGGGACCAACTTAAGCGGGGGCACCGTGCCCACCAACGGCGGGGTCATCCTCCATTTCTCCCGGATGAATCGGGTCCTTGAGATCGACATCGAAAACCAGCGGGCCGTCGTCGAGCCCGGCCTCTTCACCCTCGCTCTCAAAAACCAATTGGCCCGATTCGGGTTCGTCTATCAGCCGGACCCGGCCAGCGAGAAGGTCTCGACGTTCGGTGGGAATTTCGCCGAGAATTCGGGAGGGCCTCACTGCCTCAAATATGGGGTGACGACCAATCACGTCCTCGGAGCCGAGATCGTGCTTCCTGACGGGGAGGTGATCCAGGTGGGAGGGAAGGCCCTCGATAGCCCCGGGTACGACCTGACCGGATTGCTCGTCGGTTCTGAGGGGACCCTCGGGATCGCCACCAAACTGATCCTCCGGATCATGCCCAAACCCGAGGCCGTGAAGACGATGCTTGCGATTTACAACTCCCTCGAGGATGCGGGAAGGACCGTTTCGGCGATCATCGCCGAAGGCATCGTCCCCGCAACGCTCGAAATCCTCGACAAATTGACGATCAAGGCGGTGGAGGCCTCGGTGCGGGCGGGTTTCCCCCTCGACGCAGAAGCCGTTCTTTTGATCGAAATCGATGGACTCCAGGACGGCCTGGAGCGGCTCGCCCAGCGGATCATCGAGATCTGTTGGGCGAATCATGCCCGCGAGGTGAAATCGGCAAAGACCGAAGCCGAACGGACCCAGCTCTGGGCGGGCCGAAAAGGGGCCTTCGGGGCCGTGGCAAGGCTCCGGCCCAATTACCTCGTCTGCGACGGCACGGTGCCGAGGACCAAACTTCCCGAAGTCCTCGGCCGGGTCATGGAGGTCAGCCGAAAGTACGACCTTCCCATCGCAAACGTCTTTCACGCGGGCGATGGTAACCTCCACCCCCTCATCCTTTTCGATGAGAGGAATCCGGAGGAGCTGGAGAAGGTCCATCGTGCGGGATCCGAAATCATGAAGATCTGTGCCGAAGCGGGCGGGACGATCAGCGGCGAGCACGGGATCGGCACGGAGAAGATGAAGGAGATGTTCTTCATCTTCTCGGTCCAGGATATCGCCGCCATGAAGAAGGTGAAACGGGCCTTCGACCCCGAAGGAATTTTTAACCCAGGCAAGATCCTTCCCGAGGTTTCTGCCTGA
- the ugpE gene encoding sn-glycerol-3-phosphate ABC transporter permease UgpE, with product MKGSRPRANWKSHFFLLVGVAVLAFPVYVAFVGSSWDAATIARGEMPLKPGPHLLDNYLQAWGKGAGQRVWGVPVARMMFNSLVMAVAITFGKIAISILSSYAVVFFRFPGRMFFFWMIFVTLMLPVEVRIIPTYKVISDLGMINSYLGLTIPLMASATATLLFRQFFLTIPDELVEAARIDGAGPMRFFWDTVLPLSRTNIAALFVIMFIYGWNQYLWPLLITTSKEMGTIVIGIVKMIGTGDAQTDWQIIMAATVFAMMPPVMVVIFMQRWFVKGLMETEK from the coding sequence ATGAAAGGGTCCCGGCCACGGGCCAACTGGAAGTCCCATTTCTTTCTCCTCGTCGGGGTGGCGGTCCTGGCCTTTCCTGTATATGTGGCCTTTGTGGGCTCGAGCTGGGATGCGGCAACGATCGCCCGGGGAGAGATGCCCCTGAAGCCTGGCCCCCACCTGCTGGATAACTATCTTCAGGCCTGGGGGAAAGGGGCGGGCCAACGGGTCTGGGGGGTTCCGGTCGCACGGATGATGTTCAATAGCCTGGTCATGGCCGTGGCCATCACCTTCGGCAAGATCGCCATTTCCATCCTCTCCTCCTATGCGGTCGTATTCTTCCGTTTTCCTGGCCGGATGTTCTTTTTCTGGATGATCTTCGTCACCCTCATGCTGCCGGTAGAGGTGCGGATCATCCCTACCTATAAGGTGATCTCCGATCTGGGGATGATCAATTCCTATCTGGGGTTGACCATTCCCCTGATGGCCTCTGCCACGGCCACGCTCCTCTTTAGGCAGTTCTTCCTGACCATCCCGGACGAGCTCGTGGAGGCGGCCCGCATCGACGGGGCAGGGCCGATGAGGTTTTTCTGGGATACCGTTCTGCCCCTCTCCCGGACCAACATCGCGGCCCTTTTCGTCATCATGTTCATCTATGGGTGGAACCAGTACCTTTGGCCCCTTCTGATCACGACCAGCAAAGAGATGGGCACAATCGTCATCGGTATTGTCAAGATGATCGGCACGGGAGATGCCCAGACCGACTGGCAGATCATCATGGCGGCCACCGTCTTTGCGATGATGCCGCCCGTCATGGTGGTGATCTTTATGCAGCGATGGTTCGTCAAGGGGTTGATGGAAACGGAAAAGTGA
- a CDS encoding (Fe-S)-binding protein, whose translation MNVEELKTLFYDEVAKCNHCGFCLAHCPIYTITGREWATPRGKNALIRAVIEGKIDWTPEIEATLFRCTGCRLCTQTCFPAVETNQGVLAGRQCLVNRRLYPKVIDQVTEALETRHNILNEPNENRTLWLEKLEGLPEHRFQKERAKVIYFVGCVSAFYPMAQKIPQTFVQILSRAGVDFTLLGGEEWCCGFPLIQAGMKEKMEELIEHNQERVKAIGAETVVFACPSCFHTWKEKYRTEAELLHSTQFLERLIGEGKIVFRNGVERKVTYHDPCDLGRNSKVFEAPRNVLKQIPGLNLVELEGNRQLSVCCGGGGDLEMIDPSLSSAIAQKKIEEIQRTGADEVVTSCQQCIRTISGYARKNKIKLKVRDITEVVLEAMG comes from the coding sequence ATGAACGTGGAGGAGTTGAAAACCTTATTTTACGACGAAGTGGCCAAATGCAACCATTGCGGATTCTGCCTGGCCCACTGCCCGATCTACACGATCACGGGCCGGGAATGGGCAACGCCCAGGGGGAAGAATGCCCTGATCCGGGCGGTCATCGAGGGCAAGATCGACTGGACCCCCGAGATCGAAGCCACCCTCTTTCGGTGCACGGGTTGCCGGCTCTGCACCCAGACCTGTTTCCCGGCGGTCGAGACGAACCAGGGCGTCCTCGCAGGTCGGCAATGCCTCGTGAACCGGCGGCTCTATCCGAAGGTGATCGATCAGGTGACCGAGGCCTTGGAGACCCGCCATAATATCCTGAATGAACCCAACGAGAACCGGACTCTCTGGCTGGAAAAACTGGAGGGCCTTCCAGAGCATCGGTTTCAGAAGGAGAGGGCGAAGGTCATCTATTTTGTCGGGTGTGTTTCCGCTTTCTACCCCATGGCCCAGAAGATCCCCCAAACCTTCGTCCAGATCTTAAGCCGGGCCGGGGTCGACTTCACCCTTTTAGGGGGCGAGGAGTGGTGCTGTGGATTTCCCCTCATCCAGGCCGGGATGAAGGAGAAGATGGAGGAGTTGATCGAACACAACCAAGAGAGGGTGAAAGCCATAGGGGCGGAGACGGTGGTCTTCGCCTGCCCCTCCTGCTTCCATACGTGGAAGGAGAAGTATCGGACCGAAGCGGAACTCCTCCATTCGACCCAGTTCCTCGAGCGTTTGATCGGTGAGGGGAAGATTGTCTTTCGCAACGGCGTCGAACGGAAGGTGACCTATCACGATCCCTGCGATCTGGGGAGAAACAGCAAGGTCTTCGAGGCGCCGAGAAACGTCCTGAAGCAGATCCCGGGCCTGAATCTCGTGGAGCTTGAAGGGAACCGACAGTTGAGCGTCTGCTGCGGTGGGGGGGGAGATCTGGAGATGATCGATCCCAGCCTTTCCTCGGCCATCGCCCAGAAGAAGATCGAGGAGATCCAAAGAACCGGGGCGGACGAGGTGGTGACCTCCTGCCAGCAGTGCATCCGGACGATCTCCGGCTATGCCCGAAAGAACAAGATCAAATTGAAGGTGCGGGACATCACCGAGGTCGTTCTGGAGGCGATGGGGTAG
- a CDS encoding undecaprenyl-diphosphate phosphatase has translation MTFFEAAFLGIVQGLTEFFPISSSGHLVFFQSLFGMKEPHLFFDVMVHFGTLLAVVLYFRNDLQILLVQTGSALLKKRKGGPGTRLFALIAVATLPTGLMGVLLKDRIEPLFIQPKWAAGMLLITGAMLFLTRWFQNGKKGATEMRWVDAVLIGTAQGIALLPGISRSGATIAAGLFLGLNREWAGRFSFLLSIPAILGATVLELREVNSFAEFQAASVAAGIAFLTGLLALAFLMRVIRFGKLSLFSYYCWGIGGTTIILS, from the coding sequence ATGACCTTCTTTGAGGCGGCCTTCCTCGGCATCGTTCAGGGGCTGACCGAGTTTTTTCCCATCAGCAGCTCAGGCCATCTCGTCTTCTTCCAGTCTCTCTTCGGGATGAAAGAACCCCACCTCTTCTTCGATGTGATGGTCCACTTCGGGACCCTCCTCGCGGTCGTCCTGTACTTCCGGAACGACCTTCAGATCCTTTTGGTCCAAACGGGATCGGCCCTCTTGAAAAAAAGGAAGGGGGGCCCTGGCACGCGGCTTTTTGCCCTGATCGCCGTTGCCACCCTTCCGACGGGCCTCATGGGAGTCCTTCTCAAGGACCGGATCGAGCCCCTCTTCATCCAACCCAAATGGGCGGCCGGGATGCTCCTGATCACGGGGGCGATGCTTTTTCTGACCCGGTGGTTTCAAAATGGGAAAAAAGGGGCGACCGAAATGAGGTGGGTTGATGCCGTCCTGATCGGAACCGCCCAGGGGATCGCCCTCCTCCCAGGCATCTCGAGATCGGGAGCGACCATCGCCGCGGGCCTCTTTTTGGGGTTGAATCGGGAGTGGGCAGGAAGGTTCTCCTTTCTCCTTTCGATCCCGGCCATTTTGGGGGCCACGGTTTTAGAACTCCGTGAAGTGAACTCCTTCGCCGAATTCCAGGCCGCATCCGTGGCCGCAGGGATCGCCTTCCTGACCGGCCTTCTCGCCCTCGCCTTCCTGATGAGGGTGATTCGATTTGGAAAGCTTTCCCTCTTCTCTTACTACTGCTGGGGGATCGGCGGAACGACGATCATCCTCTCCTGA